The sequence GGATCGGCGGGTAGTCCTTCGCGGTGACGTTCTCGTACGGCGAATAGGACTTCATGTAGTAGTAGACATTCTCGTCGGCCAGCGGGTTGCCCCACTCGTCCCACTCGGTGACGGTCAGGGGAAGCGACGGGTCGAGGATCGTCGTCAGCGCATCCACGAACGGGACCTGAGCCAAAAAGCCCGCGAACAACTGCGGCGCGATGTTGGCCACGGCGCCGATCAGCAATCCCCCTGCACTGCCGCCGAGGGCGACCAGATTCTCCGGCCTCGTCACATCGGTGTTGATGAGATGCGCTGCGACAGCGACGAAGTCCGTGAACGTGTTGACCTTCTCCAGCAGCTTGCCATGCTCGTACCAGGGGCGGCCGAGCTCGCCGCCGCCGCGGACGTGGGCGATGACGAACACCATGCCGCGGTCCAACAGCGACAGCCGCGCGATCGAGAACCGCGGATCCTCGCACGATTCGTATGCGCCATACCCGTATAGCAATGTGGGCGCGGGGAATTGGAGGCCGACGCGATGGATGATCGACACCGGGACCCGCGCGCCGTCCGCCGCGACCGCCCAGTCGCGCCGCTCGACGTAGTCCTCCGGGCGGTAGTCGCCGAGCACGGGCTGCTCGCGCAGCAGCGTCCGCTCGCCGGTGGCGAGGTCGACGTCGTAGATGCGCACCGGGGTGACGAACGACGTCGCCCCGATCCGCAGTTTCGGCGCGTCCCAGTTGGGGTTGCCGCTCAGACCCGCTGCCGTCAGCTCGGATTCGAAGGTGAAGTCCTCGGCTCGGCCGTATTGCCCCTGTGCGTCGAGCGGCCACAGCTGGATGCGCGGCAGCGCCTCACTGCGGTAGCTGACGACGATGTGGCCTGCGAACGCGTCGACCGCGTCGAGGCGGACGTCGTCGCGGTGCTCGATGAGCGTGCGGGTGGCGGTGGGATCGGCCACCGGCGCTTCGACGAGGGTGAAGTTCTCGGCCCCGTCGTTGTGCAGGATGAGGAACCGGTCTTCGCCACCGGCGACGGCATGCTCCACGAAGTACTCGACGCGCTCGCGCCGCGGCCAGACCACGGTGAACTCGGCGTCTCCCTCGCCTGCATCGGCGTAGCGGATCTCCGATGTCACCGCGCTGCCTGCGGCGATGATCAGGTACTTGTCGCTACGGGTACGTCCGACCGCGAGCCAGAACTTCTCGTCGGGCTCGTGGTACACCCTCTGGGCGGGCAGCCCAGAACCGATACGGTGCCGCCACACGGTGTCCGGCCGCCAAGCGTCGTCCAGAGTGGTGTAGTAGATGGTCCGGTTGTCGGCCGCCCAGGTCGCGCCTGCGCCGATCCCGACGATCTCGTCGTCGTAGAGCGCTCCCGTGCGCAAATCCTTGAACCGCAACGTGTATCGCTCGTCACCGACGACGTCGACGGAGTAGGCCAGCGTGTGGGCGTCGATGCTGACGGTGGCGGCACCCATCGCGAAGAAGTCGTGGCCGTCGGCCTCGATGTTCTCGTCGAGCAGCACCTGCTCGCCGGGGACCTCGGTGTGCTCGTCGAATTGGGGCGGCGTCCAGTCGTCGGGATCGCTGATCGGGCAACGGCAATGCACGCTGTACTGCTTGCCCTCGAACGAGCGGGTGTAATACCACCAGCCGTCGCGCCGGATCGGCACCGACAGGTCGGTCTCCTTGGTGCGGGCCTTGATCTCGTCGAAGATCTTCTGCCGCAGCGGCGCAAGGTGATCGGTGATCTTCTCGGTGTAGGCGTTCTCGGCCTCGAGGTGAGCGAGTACGGCGGGGTCGGACTTGTCGCGCAGCCATTCGTAAGGGTCGACGAAGACGTCGCCATGATGCTCGCGGCGATGCTCGATTCGCTTCGCGACGGGGGGTACCGGCGTGCTCACGCGCCTGCGCCGATCCAGTCGGCGAAGCTCAACCCCGAAATGCGTTCGTAGGCATTGATGTAACGCTCACGGGTGGCGTCCACGATGGTGGGCGGCAGTGGCGGCGGCGGTTCGTCACCGCCACGGTCCCAGCCCGACTCCGGGCTCAAAAGCCAGTTGCGGACGAACTGTTTGTCGAAGCTCGGCTGCACGACACCCTCCTGATAGGTGTCGACGGCCCAGTACCGCGACGAGTCAGGGGTGAAGACCTCGTCGGCCAGCACCAGGTCGCCGTGTTCATCGACGCCGAATTCGAACTTGGTGTCGGCGATGATGATTCCCTTCGTCAAGGCGTGATCGGCGGCGCGGATGTAGGTCGCGAGGGTCAGGTCGCGTAATTGGTTGGCGCGCTCGGCGCCGACCATGTCGATCACGTCGGCGAAGGAGATGTTCTCGTCGTGTTCGCCGAGGTCTGCCTTGGTGGCAGGGGTGAAAAGTGGGGTGTCGAACTTGCTGGCCTCGGTGAGGCCGCGCGGCAGCTCGATACCGCTCACCTCGCCGCTCTTCTGGTAGTCCAGCAGCCCCGACCCGGTCAGGTAACCGCGGGCCACACACTCCACCGGGATCATGTCGAGCTTGCGCACCACCAGCGCTCGACCGAGCACCTCGTCGGGGATCCGCGGGTCGTCGGCGGGCCCTGCGAGGTGGTTGGGCGCCTTGGTGTAGTCGAAGAAGAAGACGCTCATCGCGGTCAGGATGCGGCCCTTGTCGGGGATCTCGTTGTCGAGGATGAAGTCGAACGCCGAGATGCGGTCGCTGGCGACGAACAGCAGGTGATCGTCGTCGATGCGGTAGAGCTCGCGAACCTTGCCGCTGGCCAGATGCTCGTAGTCGGAAAGAGCTGGGCGCATCGGGTCAGCCTAGCGGTCCATCTGTGTTGGGATCGAAGGCATGACTTCGAGGTACGTGCCCTACGCCACCACACCCGCCCGGCTGCTCGGACAACTGATCAGCGACTTCGTCGTCGGGGTGTGGATCGCCGTCTGGGTGGTGGTCGGAATGGCCGTGCACTCGGCCGTCGCCGCCA is a genomic window of Mycobacterium sp. ITM-2016-00318 containing:
- a CDS encoding S9 family peptidase, which gives rise to MSTPVPPVAKRIEHRREHHGDVFVDPYEWLRDKSDPAVLAHLEAENAYTEKITDHLAPLRQKIFDEIKARTKETDLSVPIRRDGWWYYTRSFEGKQYSVHCRCPISDPDDWTPPQFDEHTEVPGEQVLLDENIEADGHDFFAMGAATVSIDAHTLAYSVDVVGDERYTLRFKDLRTGALYDDEIVGIGAGATWAADNRTIYYTTLDDAWRPDTVWRHRIGSGLPAQRVYHEPDEKFWLAVGRTRSDKYLIIAAGSAVTSEIRYADAGEGDAEFTVVWPRRERVEYFVEHAVAGGEDRFLILHNDGAENFTLVEAPVADPTATRTLIEHRDDVRLDAVDAFAGHIVVSYRSEALPRIQLWPLDAQGQYGRAEDFTFESELTAAGLSGNPNWDAPKLRIGATSFVTPVRIYDVDLATGERTLLREQPVLGDYRPEDYVERRDWAVAADGARVPVSIIHRVGLQFPAPTLLYGYGAYESCEDPRFSIARLSLLDRGMVFVIAHVRGGGELGRPWYEHGKLLEKVNTFTDFVAVAAHLINTDVTRPENLVALGGSAGGLLIGAVANIAPQLFAGFLAQVPFVDALTTILDPSLPLTVTEWDEWGNPLADENVYYYMKSYSPYENVTAKDYPPILAMTSLNDTRVFYVEPAKWIAALRHSKTDAHPVLLKTEMSAGHGGISGRYERWKEAAFQYAWLLDTAKANHEGGAYEDELLDRA
- a CDS encoding phosphoribosylaminoimidazolesuccinocarboxamide synthase, which codes for MRPALSDYEHLASGKVRELYRIDDDHLLFVASDRISAFDFILDNEIPDKGRILTAMSVFFFDYTKAPNHLAGPADDPRIPDEVLGRALVVRKLDMIPVECVARGYLTGSGLLDYQKSGEVSGIELPRGLTEASKFDTPLFTPATKADLGEHDENISFADVIDMVGAERANQLRDLTLATYIRAADHALTKGIIIADTKFEFGVDEHGDLVLADEVFTPDSSRYWAVDTYQEGVVQPSFDKQFVRNWLLSPESGWDRGGDEPPPPLPPTIVDATRERYINAYERISGLSFADWIGAGA